The genomic DNA CCATCCACCAGGAGAGCGACGTCGTGCCCGAGAACGTCGACGCGATCCGCGCGGTCACGGGGTCGGCCGACGCCGAGGAGAGCGTCGAGACGACGAACGAGGCGCTCGGGATGGGCATCTAGAGACGAGCCCGGTCCGGAAAAAGGATTCTCGAATCGATTTGCGGGGACGATACCGAGTCGACGGGACTACTGCGTGATGGGCATCTCGGGACCTCCGTCCGTTGCTTTCGTCTCTACGGACATATACTTTCTCCCCAAAAAGGCATTCAGAGAATAGCTACTTCCGCAAAGGAAAACCGGTCGTCGCGGTGTATCCATGTCCGTTCGGGACCCTGGCGGGGACGCCGAAGGCGCGGGTGTGTGCCGCCGCGCGCGCCGCAATTCCCGGTCGACTCCGGGCGGAACCGGCGACCCGCCCCGAGTGCCAAAGGCTTTTGCTTGCAAGCGCCGTACTCTCGCGCATGCGACGAGACGACCGCGACGACCCCTTCGACGACCTCTTCCGGGAGATCGAGCGCATGATGAACGAGATGATGGGCGACGACTTCGACATGCGCGTCGAGCGCGGCGGGAGCGGCGGCCAGACCGGGTTCGGCAGCGAGACCCACGTCGACATCCACGAGGCCGACGACGAGGTCCGGGTCATCGCCGACCTCCCCGGCGTCGAGAAGGCCGACATCGACCTCAAGTGCGACGGCGAGATGCTGACCATCGGCGCGGCCAGCGACCACCGCGAGTACGACGAGCGGGTCCGGCTGCCCGCCCAGGTCGACGAGCACTCCGCCAGGGCGACGTACAACAACGGCGTCCTCGAGGTCGCGTTCGAGAAGTCCGAGGACTCCGCCGACATCGACGTCCAGTAGTCGGGTCCGTCGATCGCCGCGCTCTCGGGAGTCGGTCTCCGCGCCCGGTTCTGCTCCTCGATTCGCGCCCGGTCGTCCAACGGGTCGTCAGGTCTTCTTCCGCAGTATGTTCTTCCCCGTCCAGTACGAGCCTCCGCAGCGCGCTCGCCGCGCGTCCCCGGTCCCGGCCGCCGACCGGCCGGCGCCCGACTCCACGCGCTTTTACGCCCGGGCTACGTAGACGACCCCATATGAGCGAGACAGCCGAGCGCGTCGCGGTCACCTGCCCCTCCTGTTCGCCCGACGTGGAAACGGTCCACGAGGTGCTCAAGGACGGGTCCGGGCAGTCGACCGTGCGCTGCACCGAGTGCAGTCACGTCCACAAGACGACCATCGAGACCGACGAGGACGTCGAGCGCGACGTGGTGGTCTCCCAGGACGGCGAGTCGTTCACCGCGACCGTCGAGGCCCCGCCCGAGGAGACGGTCGCGGTCGGCGAGGAGTTCGTCCTCGAGACGCCCGAGGCCATCATGGTCGTGCGCATCACCGACCTCCAGCTGGGCGACGAGAAGCGCGTCGAACAGGCCGAGGTCGAGGACGTCGAGACGTTCTGGACCCGCGCGGTCGACAACGTCCGGGTCAACGTCACGATCAACCCCACCGACGGCCGGCGCGACGACTCCCGGAGCCTCAAGATATCGGTGCCGGGCGACGACGAGTTCGTGGTGGGCGAGACCTACGAGTTCGGTGACGAGGAGTTCACCGTCAAGTCCATCGCGCTCCGGGACGACGCCCACGGCTACGACTTCAATCCGCTCGGCGAGGAGGGCGATACCGCGGTCGCGAAGGACGTCAAACGACTCTACGGCGACGACGAGACGTCGTCGGCGTGGTCGGCGTGGTGACGTAGCATGTTCGGGGGAGGGGACGACAGCGACCGGAACGCGACCGGCCACAACCAGGACGCCGATTACCGACGCGCCCGCGAGCGGATGGTCGACGCACTGACCGACCGCGACGACTTCGCGGCGTCGACGCTCGACGCGATGCGGGCGGTGCCGCGCCACGAGTTCGTGCCGCCCGGGCGCCGCGACAGCGCCTACGCCGACCGACCGCTGCCCATCGGGAACGACCAGACCATCAGCGCGCCACACATGGTCGCGTCGATGGTCGACATGCTCGACCTCGACGCCGGCGAGTCGGTCCTAGAGATCGGCACCGGCTGCGGCTACCACGCCGCGGTCACCGCCGAGGCGGTCGGACCGTCGAACGTCCACAGCGTCGAGTTCCACGAGTCGCTGGCCCGCGAGGCTCGCGACCGACTCGACCGACTCGGCTACGGCGACGTCTCCGTCAGGGTCGGCGACGGCCGCGAGGGGTGGGACGACCACGCGCCCTACGACGCCGCCTACCTGACCGCCGCGCCCTCGGACTTCCCCTCCGCGGTGGTCGAGCAGGTCCGCCCCGAGGGCCGACTGCTCGCCCCGCTCGGCTCCACCCGGGGACCTGCGGCCGGCCAGCGGCTCGTCTTCGCCCGCCGGCGCGCCGACGGGTCGCTCGACCGCGAACCCCGCGGCCGGGTGCGGTTCGTCCCGATGCAGGGGGACTGATTGCCCCGGATGCCGGGGGACTAAGCCCCGGGCCCGCGTCGCGCCGGTATGGACTACCGCGAAGCGCTGCTCCTGTGGGCCGCCCGCGAGTCCGGCGTCCTGGAGGCGGTCGCGACCGACGCCGGGACGCCAGCCGAGGTGGCCGCGTCGGCGGACGTCACCGAACGGGCCGCCCGCATCACCCTGGAGGCGATGGCCGAGCTCGGCTACCTGGAGGCCGTCGGCGACGAGGAGCCCGGCGGAACTGACGATTCTGACGGAATCGACGTCCAGTACGAGATCACGAACCGGGCGCTCGGGTTCGTCGCCAAGGCCGACGTGCGCTCCATCGGGTCGACGCCCCACGCGCTCGACTGCGTCGACCGGTGGCTCGCGCTCCCCGAGACGATGCGGACCGGGAGCCCGCCTGACGCCGAGGCGGTCTCCGAGGACCGGACCGCCAACTTCATGGGTGCGATGGCGAGCGTCGACGACGCCACGGTCCGGGCGAGCGTCACCGCGGCGGTCCACCGCAATCCCGACGCCGAGCGCGTGCTCGACGCCGGCGGCGGGCCGGGCGTCTTCGCCAAGGAGTTCGTCCGCCGCGGACTCGACGTGACGCTCGTCGACCGCCCCGACGTCATCGACGTCGACCGACGGTTCCTCGAACACGAACCCATCGAACTGGTCGCGGGCGACGTCACCGAGGGGCTCCCCGAGGACGGCTTCGACATCGTGTTCGGCTCGCGAGTGGCCCACACCCTGAGCCCCGACGCCAACCGGCAGTTCCTCGCCAACGCCTACGACGCCCTCGACCCCGGCGGCGCGGTCGTTCTCACCGACAAGGTGCGGGGCCGGGCCGAGGATGCGGCCCTCTTCGCCGCACACATGCTCGCCCAGACCGAGGCCGGCGACACCTACACCGAGGCCCAGTTCGCCGACTGGCTCGACGCGGCCGGGTTCGCCGACGTCGAAGTTCGGGACGTCCCGGGTACGGGCGACCAGGTCATCGCCGGACGGCGGCCGGGTGATTGAAGTTCTCTCGTGACCACGGGGGTCGTATGGAACTCGCGGTGTTGCGCGACGACATGGTCGACAGCCTCGAACACTCCGCGAAGGGTGTCGTGTCTAGCGAGAGCGTCAGCGCCGCGATGCGCGCCGTGCCGCGCCACGAGTTCGTCGACGACGACCGACTCGCGTACGCCGACCGGTCGTTCGAGCACCGCGGGACCCGCGCCCTCGCGCCCAGCACCGCCGCCCGGCTGCTGGAGGCGCTCGACGCCGACGCCGGCGACTCGGTGCTGGTCGTCGGGGCGGGCGTGGGCTACACCGCCGCGGTCCTCGCCGAGATCGTCGGCGAGCGAAACGTTCACGCGGTCGACATCACCCGACGGGTGGTGTGGGACGCCCGGCAGAACCTCGCCGAGGCGGGCTACGACGGCGTGTTCGTGGACTGCCGCGACGGCGCGGAGGGGCTCCCGGAGTACGCTCCGTTCGACCGCATCCTCGTGGAGGCCGCGGCCGCCGACCCGCCGCGACCGCTCCTGCGACAGCTCGACACCGACGGCCGGATGGTCATCCCGCTCGGCGTCGGCGACCAGTCGCTGACGGTGGTCGGAGGCGACGAGGTCGGCGACCAGAAGGGCCGACCGCTCGGCACCGTCGCGTTCGCGCCGCTGCTCGTGGAGGGCGAGGAGGCCGGCTCCATCGAGCGCAACCGGACCGTCCGCGAGGACCGCGAGCGGGCCGAGCGCGCCCGCGAGCGCCGGACCGGGTGGGAGCAGGACTGGATCGACTGGGACGGCGACGGCAGCCGACCTCGGTGAGCGCCCCGATGGCCGGTCACGACCATCACTCCCGGACGACCAGTATCGCGGTGTTCTCGCGCTCGTCGGCGTAGTCGCTGCCGGCGGGCGGCTTGATGTCGATCGCCAGCGTGCCCTGGCGCTGGTTCGGGCCGAGGTCGGGGTCGATTGTGACCGTGATCTCGCCGTTCTCGTCGGTGGTCGCGGTCTCGACGTTGCCGAGTGTGGCCGTGTCGCCCGTGATGACGACCGTCGCGCCCTCGACGGGGTTGCCCTCCGGGTCGACCACCGTGACGTCGACCTCCTGCTGGCCGGGACCGACTACGTCGGGGGACGGTCTCGCGTCGAGTTCCGTGACGGTCAGCCCGCCGATACCCGACAGCATGTTCATCATGACGCCGAGGCTGGCGACACCGACCACGAGCGCGATGACGAGTCGGATGGGAAGCCCCTCAATCGCGCGGGAGTCGGACGCGAAGCGCCGGAGTCTGGTTCGCATGAGGATGGTTCGTCCCGTTCCCCTATTTGAACCTTCACGCGAGGATTTATGAGCGAGAGCGGAACGAACCCCGGCCATGCCTCACGTCCTCGGCCGCCGCGCCACCCCCGACGACACCGCGAACGCAGACCCCGACGCCGCTCGCGGAACGCCGCCGTCCGCACATCTCGGCGCGTACCGCGCCCGCGACGGGAGCGCCGGCGCGCGGGTCCGCGTCGACCTCGACGCGCCTCACGCCGGCCTGGTCGTCGGCAAGCGCGGTTACGGCAAGTCCTACACGCTCGGCGTCCTCGCCGAGGAACTCGCCCGCGCCGAGGGGGTCGCGCCGGTCGTCGCCGACCCGATGGGCGTCTTCTCGTCGCTCGGCTGTCTCGGTACTCGGGTCGTCGACGCCCCCCGTGTCGGGGCCGACGCGCTCGCGCCGCGGGCGTGGTGCGACCTGCTCGGGCTGGCGGCCGACGACCCGGCGGGCGCGCTGGTCTGGCAGGCCGCGGCCGCCCGCTCGACCCTCGCCGGGATGCGCGAGTTCGTCGCCGACGCCGACACCAAAGCCGACCGAGCGACCCGCCGGGCGGCCGACAACCACCTCGCGCTCGCCGAGTCGTGGGGCGTCTTCGCGCCCGACGCCCCGACCGCCGCGGACCTGCTGGCGTCGCCGGTCGACGCCGGGACGAGCGCCGGCACGGTGCTCGACCTCTCGGGACTCGACCCCGGCCCGGCGAACGCCGTCCTGCGGGCGGTCGCCGCGGGCCTCTACGACCACTGCGTCGACGGGCGACCGCCCCGGCTCCCGTGGCTGCTGCTCGACGAGGCTCACGCCTTCTTCGCGGCCGGGGCCGGCCGCGGTTCGGTCGGGTCCGCGACGACGCGGAACGTCGCGGCGCCCGCGCTCCGGCGGGCGCTCACGCGCGGCCGCCAGCCCGGCCTGAGCCTCGTCGCGGCGACCCAGCGGCCCAGCGCGCTCCCGCCGGTCGCGGTGTCGCAGGCCGACCTCCTGCTGGCCCACCGGCTCACCTCGCGGGCGGACCTCGACGCCCTGGCGGCCGCCCGGCCCACCTACCTCGGGTCGTTCGAGGACCGGCTGCCCGACGCGCCCGGCGAGGTGCTGCTCGTCGACGACGCGACCGAGAGCGTCCACGCGGTCAGCGTCCGGGAGCGCCAGACGCCCCACGGCGGGGGCAGTCCGAGCGCGCACGAGCGCACCGGCCCGACCGCAGCCGACCGCTGACGGCGCTTCGAAACCAGTTTCCCGGTCGCCGCGCTGGTCGGAGTCGAGTATCGAATGTCGGAGGAGAACGTCGAGTCGCCGGCCGCGAACGCGGTCGGCGGAAGCGAGGACGCAAGCGGAAGTGAAGCAGGGCGAGGGTCGGACGGTCCGTCGACCCCGGACCGCGCCCTCGAACGCCTGGAGCCCGCCCTGCTCGTCGCGGTCGGCGGCTTCGCCGGCGCGGCCCTCCGGCACGCCGCGGCGGTCGCGCTCCCCGGCGGTTTCCCGTGGGGCACCCTCGCGGTCAACGTCGCGGGGAGCTTCGCGCTCGGGGTCCTGCTCTACGAGGCCCGACTGACGGGGCAGCTCGGCGCCCGGACCCGCCTCGTGCTGGGAACCGGCTTCCTCTCGTCGTTCACGACCTACAGCACCTTCGCGGTCCAGACGGCCGCGCTGGCGCCGCCGCTGGCGGTCGCCAACGCCGCCGCGAACTACGCGCTCGGGTTCGCGGCCGTGCTCGTCGGCCACGCCGCGGTCCGCTCGGTCGTCGCCCCGGAGGTGGCACGGTGACACCGTACCTGCTGGTCGGCGCGGGCGGGGTCCTCGGCGCGCTCTCGCGGTTCGCGGTCGGCGCGTGGCTGCCCGGCCGCCGCCGGGACACCCTCGCGGTGAACGTCCTCGGGAGCTTCGCGCTCGGCGCGCTCACGGTCGGGCTCGCCGACGGCTCGGCGCTGCTGACCGCGCTCGGCACCGGCTTCTGCGGGGCGTTCACGACGTTCTCGAGCTTCGCCGTCGAGACCGTCGAGCTGCACGAGGACGGCGCGACGCGGGTGGCGGTCGGCAACGCCGCGGTCCACCTGGTCGGCGCTTTGCTCGCGGTCGCGCTCGGCGGGTGGACGGCGACGGCCGTCGCCGGCTGAGCGCTCGCGCGTCGCAGCGCCCGTTCGTCCGAATCGGGGGCCCGGGGACGTTTCCGCGAATCGAGGCGACTGCGACCGCGAAATTCCGCCCGCAGGAACCGGCGACGACAGCGAAGTCCTGCGAACACGTCGCAAACTTTAGTATGGAGGAACGAGGTGGGAAAATCGATGCCACTGCGCCCCACCGACACCGACCTTCTCGCGGACATCTGTACGTCGGTCGCGCTACGGAACTACGGGTTCCTGTACGTCGACCGCGTCAACGACGAGATACGGTCACAGTACGAGAGCGCCGACAAGAGTCCGCTGAAGGCGAGTTCGCTGTCCCAGACGGAGATCAAGAAGGCGATGGACGACGTCGTCGCCGACGAGTACTCCGAGCTCCAGCGGCTCCGCACGGGCGTCTACTACTACGACCCCTTCGGGACGGGCGACGACGAGGGGGTCGCCACCGAGCTCACCACGCTGTTCCGCCAGCAGCTCGTGGTCACCAGCGAGGAGCTCCGGTCGCGGTTCGACCTCGCCATCGACGACATCGACTTCTTCGCCGACGAACTGGCCGACCGGAACCTGGTCCGACGGATCGCCACCGGGGAGCGGGACTACTACACCATCGGCTCGCGGCTCAAGGAGCAGGCCGGAGAGGCCGGGGTCGACGCCAGGCTCCGCGAGAAGGCGACCTACGGCAAGCTCGCCCACGACCAGCTCGAGAAGGTCATCAACGTGTCGGCGACCGCGGACGTCATCCGGTACCTCGAGGCCGAGGAGTTCGTGATCGACCTCGACGGCGAGTACCTGGTCGAGAGCGCCATCCCCCGGTTCGGCGAGTACCTCGCCGACCGCATCGCCGACGACGTCGAGACCGAGTTCGAGAACTCCGGCTACGTCCTGCCCGAGCCGGAGTTCGGCCAGGTGGTCGAGAACGAGATCGACGAGCGCTCGGACGTACTGGCCCAGGCCCGCGCGGTCCGGGGCGACATCCTCGACGCGACCGAGAAGGCCCTGACCGACGAGCTGGGCCTCGACGCCGACGGACCGGTGGTCCGCCAGACCGAGGCGTTCGAGTCGTACGTCGACCGGCGCGCCGAGGAGATCCACCGGGAGGTCACCGAGAGCGGCGAGCGCCTCGCCACCGAGTCGGACTTCCGCGAGGTCGGCCACCCGCTGGTCGAGGAGGTCCACGTCGGCACCGCACAGCAGGCCAACGAGTACGCCAGGGACGCGATCCGCGAGCGGTTCGACGAACGGGTCACCGAGGAGTTCCGGGTCGAGCCCTCCGACTCCTGACCGCGACCGCACCGCCGCACAGTAAACACCAGGAAACCGACAACGATGACGAAGAAATACCGCAACTTCACCGAGACCGAGATGGGCGACGGCACGTACGTCGTCGCCGAGCCAGTCAGCCAGACAGACGAAGCCGTCCGCATGGAGGCCGGATGGTTCGACACCGAGGACGACATCGCGGGCGAGTGGGAGAAGCCCATCGGCGCCATCATCCGCAACGACCTGACCGGCGGGATGGAGCTGACCGAGGGCACCGGCACCCTCTCGCGACGCCAGGCGGTCGAGAACCTGGCCGAGGCCACCGACGACGGCGACCCGCTGGTCTCCGGCGAGGCCGAGGCCGAGGCGCTCGTCGACTACTTCGCCGCCAACGACGTGCTCGAACTCGACGGCAACGACGTGGTGCTGCTCGAGGACCCCAACGAGGTGTCGGGAAAGATGGTGCTCAACTGGGCGGCAGCGATGGCGGCCTGCGTCGACAAGATCGACGAGACGATGAACCGGTTCGAGCGCGCCAAGGAGAAGCTCCAGAAGCACATGGAGGACGTCGACGCCGAGCCCCAGCGCACCGAGGAGCTGATGAAGGAGAAGGCCCAGGAGCTGATGGCGCTGGGCGACGGGTCGGGGTTCCCCGACCGGAGCGACCTCGCCGAGCAGGACCGCCAGAAGTACGACGTCCTGCGCGAGGACTTCATCTACTACAAGAAGCTCAACGAGGCGGGCCAGCAGAACGTCTCGACCGCCCAGCAGGGCGTCGACCAGATCGCCAACATCATCCAGAAGCTCGAGGGCGCCCGCGAGGTGCTCGACCAGAAGCAGGGCCAGGTCCGGACCCGGGCCCTCAAGGAGCGGGTGTTCCCCGAGAGCGAGGTCAACATCGCGATGAACATGGGCGAGCTGGTGACCAGCCTCGCGGGCGTCGGCAGCATCGAGGAGGAGGCCGAGAGCATGTCGGAGGACGACGTCGAGGCCGCGGTGACCGACGTGCTCAGCGACACCCAGAACATCGAGGCGGCGCTCGACGACACCCTCGGCGACGAGGCCGAGGCACAGGAGGGCCGGGCCAGCGAGTTCACCGTGTAGCATGCAGGCCCAGTCGCTCCTCGGTAGCGCCCGCGCGGTCGACCGCCGGCTCGACGACCTGCTGGCGTCGACCCTGCTCGCCGACGACCCCGCCGCGTGGAGCCACGCCGCGGTCGTCCGCGAGACGCTGACCGACGTGGCCGAGCAGCTCCGGGCGAGCGCGCCCTTTCCGACGGGCGGGGACCCCGCCCCGGCCGCCGGCCAGTTCCGCGGTCTGCTCGGGGTGCTCGCCGACTGCGAGCGGCCGACGCCCGACCGGGTCGCGGCCGGCCTCGACGGCGGCGAGGCGACGCTCGACCGGCTCCGCGAGGCCGGCCGGGTCGAGGTCCGGGGCCCCCGGCTGGTCGTTCCGCTGGGCCGGGACCCCGCGGGGAGCAACTGGTGGGCGCTGCTGGAGTTCCTGGCCGAGTCGGTCGCCGACCTCGAAGCGAAGGCCAGCCGGATCCACGGCCGGGCGGTCGTGGACGGCGCCGACGCGCCGGTGGTCGACGCCTGGGACTCCGTGACCGAGCGCCTCGACGCGCTCGGCGAGGTACTGGACGAGACGACAGCCAACGGTCGGTACGCCGAGCGGAGCGTGACCGCCACCGGCGGTCCCGAGGAGTTCGTCGCGTGGACGGCCGACCAGTTCCGGAGGGAAGGATGAACAAGACGAACCTACAACCGATAACCAACGAGAGCCAGCCGACCTCGCACGTCAAGGTCGGCGAGAGCAGGGTCAAGTCGTCGGACGTCGTCCGACTGGAGCACCGCGGCATCGACGCGTTCTTCTACGCCAAGCCGGTCGAGGACTTCGTCGGCGGCATCGGGAACAAGGTCAAGTTCCACGACAACGTCGCCTCGCTGTTCGGCGGCATCGACTTCTCGTCGCCGTTCTACGTCGACGCGAAGGTGAGCAAGCGCGACGTCGAGGTCTGTCGGACGGTCGAGCTCCGGGTCCGGGGCGCGCCCGAGGAGCAGATCGAGCAGTTCATGCGCGAGAGCGAGTACCTCGTCCACAACATGGAGGAGGTCGTCTCGAACGGCGACGACCTCGTCCCGGTCCAGGTGTACTCGATGGAGCCGTCGGGCTACCGTACCCTGCGCGTGACCGACGACACCGACATCGAGTTCGTCTCGCGGTCGGACGTCGAGGACCGCGCCCCGGATGGTCCCGGCGGCGCCGGCGGCGGGTCCGGCGACGGGGCGGGTCCCGCCGGTCCGGGCGGCCCCGGCGGCGACAGCGAGAACGACGTCGACATCGACGTCACCCCGAAGAAGCCGACCAAGAGCTTCGAGGAGGACGTCGCGGGCCTCGACACCGTCAAGCGGACCGCCCGGACGATGCTGGCGATGTTCGACCCCCAGAAGCAGAGCGAGGTCGAGCGCCGCTACGGCGAGGGGTTCGCCTCGCGGGGCGGGAGCATGCTGCTGTACGGCCCGCCCGGTTGCGGGAAGACCCTTGTCTCGGAGGCCATCGCCCACGAGGCCAAGAACGAGACCGACATCGAGGACGAGTACGGCGACGTGAAGTTCCTCGAGGTCAAGGGCGGCGACGTGCTCTCGCGGTACCCCGGCGAGTCCGAGCGCCGCATCGAGGCGGTGTTCGACCAGGCCCACCGGGTCGCCCAGGACGGGTTCGCGGTGCTGTTCTTCGACGAGGTCGAGACGCTCATCCCCGACCGGAGCGACGACAGCCTCCAGCGCCACGAGCGGTCGCTGACCAACGCCTTCCTCCAGGAGATGAACGACATCGAGGACAACCTGCTGGTCATCGGCGCGACCAACATGCCGTTCACCATCGACCCGGCCGCGACCAGGCGGTTCCCCATCCAGCAGTTCATCCCCCAGCCCGACGCCGAGGTGATGGCTCAGGTCTGGGAGGTCAACCTCCGGGACCTGCCCGACGCCGACGAGATCGACTTCCGGCGGCTGGGCGAGGAGTCGGTCGGCTACACCCCCGCGGAGGTCGCCGACCGCGTGCTGGGCAGCGACCTCCAGCGGGAGTTCGTCGAGAGCGTGGTCCGGCCCGACCGCGAACCGATCACCCCCGACACCG from Halorussus rarus includes the following:
- a CDS encoding fluoride efflux transporter FluC; the encoded protein is MTPYLLVGAGGVLGALSRFAVGAWLPGRRRDTLAVNVLGSFALGALTVGLADGSALLTALGTGFCGAFTTFSSFAVETVELHEDGATRVAVGNAAVHLVGALLAVALGGWTATAVAG
- a CDS encoding methyltransferase, coding for MDYREALLLWAARESGVLEAVATDAGTPAEVAASADVTERAARITLEAMAELGYLEAVGDEEPGGTDDSDGIDVQYEITNRALGFVAKADVRSIGSTPHALDCVDRWLALPETMRTGSPPDAEAVSEDRTANFMGAMASVDDATVRASVTAAVHRNPDAERVLDAGGGPGVFAKEFVRRGLDVTLVDRPDVIDVDRRFLEHEPIELVAGDVTEGLPEDGFDIVFGSRVAHTLSPDANRQFLANAYDALDPGGAVVLTDKVRGRAEDAALFAAHMLAQTEAGDTYTEAQFADWLDAAGFADVEVRDVPGTGDQVIAGRRPGD
- a CDS encoding DUF7382 domain-containing protein, translating into MRTRLRRFASDSRAIEGLPIRLVIALVVGVASLGVMMNMLSGIGGLTVTELDARPSPDVVGPGQQEVDVTVVDPEGNPVEGATVVITGDTATLGNVETATTDENGEITVTIDPDLGPNQRQGTLAIDIKPPAGSDYADERENTAILVVRE
- a CDS encoding ATP-binding protein gives rise to the protein MPHVLGRRATPDDTANADPDAARGTPPSAHLGAYRARDGSAGARVRVDLDAPHAGLVVGKRGYGKSYTLGVLAEELARAEGVAPVVADPMGVFSSLGCLGTRVVDAPRVGADALAPRAWCDLLGLAADDPAGALVWQAAAARSTLAGMREFVADADTKADRATRRAADNHLALAESWGVFAPDAPTAADLLASPVDAGTSAGTVLDLSGLDPGPANAVLRAVAAGLYDHCVDGRPPRLPWLLLDEAHAFFAAGAGRGSVGSATTRNVAAPALRRALTRGRQPGLSLVAATQRPSALPPVAVSQADLLLAHRLTSRADLDALAAARPTYLGSFEDRLPDAPGEVLLVDDATESVHAVSVRERQTPHGGGSPSAHERTGPTAADR
- a CDS encoding ATP-binding protein, which translates into the protein MNKTNLQPITNESQPTSHVKVGESRVKSSDVVRLEHRGIDAFFYAKPVEDFVGGIGNKVKFHDNVASLFGGIDFSSPFYVDAKVSKRDVEVCRTVELRVRGAPEEQIEQFMRESEYLVHNMEEVVSNGDDLVPVQVYSMEPSGYRTLRVTDDTDIEFVSRSDVEDRAPDGPGGAGGGSGDGAGPAGPGGPGGDSENDVDIDVTPKKPTKSFEEDVAGLDTVKRTARTMLAMFDPQKQSEVERRYGEGFASRGGSMLLYGPPGCGKTLVSEAIAHEAKNETDIEDEYGDVKFLEVKGGDVLSRYPGESERRIEAVFDQAHRVAQDGFAVLFFDEVETLIPDRSDDSLQRHERSLTNAFLQEMNDIEDNLLVIGATNMPFTIDPAATRRFPIQQFIPQPDAEVMAQVWEVNLRDLPDADEIDFRRLGEESVGYTPAEVADRVLGSDLQREFVESVVRPDREPITPDTEYLLSWLEDTEPKTVRQYVSSVREQLDDLEGYPEMQRYIEEQAAEHDISLGTGRGGLGELLASATGRGGGSDSAADESAGDSGGAEP
- a CDS encoding Hsp20/alpha crystallin family protein — encoded protein: MRRDDRDDPFDDLFREIERMMNEMMGDDFDMRVERGGSGGQTGFGSETHVDIHEADDEVRVIADLPGVEKADIDLKCDGEMLTIGAASDHREYDERVRLPAQVDEHSARATYNNGVLEVAFEKSEDSADIDVQ
- a CDS encoding protein-L-isoaspartate O-methyltransferase family protein, translated to MELAVLRDDMVDSLEHSAKGVVSSESVSAAMRAVPRHEFVDDDRLAYADRSFEHRGTRALAPSTAARLLEALDADAGDSVLVVGAGVGYTAAVLAEIVGERNVHAVDITRRVVWDARQNLAEAGYDGVFVDCRDGAEGLPEYAPFDRILVEAAAADPPRPLLRQLDTDGRMVIPLGVGDQSLTVVGGDEVGDQKGRPLGTVAFAPLLVEGEEAGSIERNRTVREDRERAERARERRTGWEQDWIDWDGDGSRPR
- a CDS encoding CrcB family protein, with protein sequence MSEENVESPAANAVGGSEDASGSEAGRGSDGPSTPDRALERLEPALLVAVGGFAGAALRHAAAVALPGGFPWGTLAVNVAGSFALGVLLYEARLTGQLGARTRLVLGTGFLSSFTTYSTFAVQTAALAPPLAVANAAANYALGFAAVLVGHAAVRSVVAPEVAR
- a CDS encoding protein-L-isoaspartate(D-aspartate) O-methyltransferase — its product is MFGGGDDSDRNATGHNQDADYRRARERMVDALTDRDDFAASTLDAMRAVPRHEFVPPGRRDSAYADRPLPIGNDQTISAPHMVASMVDMLDLDAGESVLEIGTGCGYHAAVTAEAVGPSNVHSVEFHESLAREARDRLDRLGYGDVSVRVGDGREGWDDHAPYDAAYLTAAPSDFPSAVVEQVRPEGRLLAPLGSTRGPAAGQRLVFARRRADGSLDREPRGRVRFVPMQGD
- a CDS encoding HVO_0476 family zinc finger protein; the encoded protein is MSETAERVAVTCPSCSPDVETVHEVLKDGSGQSTVRCTECSHVHKTTIETDEDVERDVVVSQDGESFTATVEAPPEETVAVGEEFVLETPEAIMVVRITDLQLGDEKRVEQAEVEDVETFWTRAVDNVRVNVTINPTDGRRDDSRSLKISVPGDDEFVVGETYEFGDEEFTVKSIALRDDAHGYDFNPLGEEGDTAVAKDVKRLYGDDETSSAWSAW